taattGGCTTTTATATTACTATTGCACTAAGGCTAAAATAAATCACTAAAATATGAGTttattacatatacattataaattgaaaatatatttaaaaagaaaaaaattaacttgCATGTAAATTTTCTAATTCAACATTTTCATATAATACCAAAACTTccatataatacaatattttaataaccTAACAAGTTTTAATAacattgtgtgaaaaaaaaaagttttccaaaGCAATTTTTCCAGACAATCCTTTTCATAGTACAACCacgaaaagaagaaaaataaaggagattagtttttttatgaaacaatttCTAAAAACTAGAGAGCAAAATAAAACCTTAATGATGTCAAATTAGTTGTAtgataagtatttattttttaataattttttcccCAATCTGAAAAAccctttttgtaaaaaataaataaattttgatcAGGTCAGCATGACTAACAGCACACAGAAATGAGACGGACGTACCTCTGTGATGCTGACAGGCTGGGCAAAGATTTTAGCCTGGTCTTTTTCCTGCAGCTGATCCATCACTGCTCGCAGCAGGACAGGGAACGGAGTGAGCTGCATCTCCAAAACCGACTGCTGCAATTTCATCTGCATGAGGGGAAGGATTACATTAACTttagcaaaacatacttttcatGTAGCTACATACGACAAAAGTACCAGTACTATGATACCAAGTTGATAAGTTATACACAAAAAGTCAGGTCTTTCTCTTCCACCTGATGCCACATCATATCACGATGACCACCGTACCTCCTCTCTCTTTAGCTTCTCCCTCTTGCGGATGAGCTCCAGCAGCAAGCGAGCGCGCTCCAGGTCATGCCGTAAACGATGCCAGTCCTTTAACTGCTCTGTCAGAGCTTGATGGTCCTCAACGCGCGGCGCctgtcattcaaaaacaaatCCTCACTCAAAATTCCTGTGGctcattgcgttagcagcgcaaaaggttgtgggttcaattcccagggaacacacataggCTACCGGTAAAAATGTGTAGACTGAATGCaccgtaagtcgctttggaaaaaagcatctgctaaatgcatacagtgggtacggaaagtattcagaccccgtTAAATTGTTCACCGTTATATTGCAGcaatttgctaaaatcatttaaattcttttttttttttttttagtgtacacacatattgacagaaaaacaaaagaattgttgacatttttgcatgatttattaaaaaataaaaaactgaaataatcacatggtcctaagtattcagaccctttgctgtgacactcatatattttaactcaggtgctgtccatttcttctgatcatccttgagatggttccaCACCTTCAtctgagtccagctgtgtttgattatactgattggacttgattaggaaagccacacacctgtctatataagacttgcagctcacagtgcatgtcagagcaaatgagaatcatgaggtcaaaggaactgcctgaggAGCTCAGAgacaaggcacagatctggccatggttacaaaaacatttctgctgcacttaatGTTCCTAAGAGCActgtggcctccataatccttaaataggagacgtttgggatgaccagaacccttcctagatcTGAccgtccggccaaactgagctatcaggggagaagagccttggtgagagaggtaaagaagaacccaaagatcactgtggctgtgctccagagatgcagtcagGAAGTGGGAGAAAGtcgtagaaagtcaaccatcactgcagccctccaccagttggggctttatggcagagtggcctgacggaagcctctcctcagtgcaagacacatgaaagcccccatggagttAGTTAAAAAACACCCGAGGGATTTTCTGGTCTAATGGgaccaagatagaactttttggccttaattctaagcggtatgtgtggagaaaaccagacactgctcatcacctgtccaatacagtcccaacagtgaagcatggtggtggcagcatcattcTGAGGGGGTGTTCTTCAGCTgcaggacgactggttgcaatcgagggaaagatgaatgcagccaagtacagggatatccctgacgaaaaccttctccagagtgctcaggatataacaaataataacgaaggagtggcttcacaacaactctgtgactgttcttgaatggcccagccagaacCCTGACTTAAACCTAATtgaacatctctggagagacctgaaaatggctgtccaccgtttaccatccaaccttacagaactggagaggatctgcaaggaggaatggcagaggatccccaaatccaggtgtgaaaaacttgttgcatctttcccaaaaagactcgtggctgtattagatcaaaagggcaCTTCTACTAAATagtgagcaaagggtctgaatacttaggaccatgtgatatttcagtttttcttttttaataaatgtgcaaaaatgtcaacaattctgtgtcaATATGGGGCGCTAAGTGTactttaatgaggaaaaaaatgaacctaaatgattttagcaaatggctgcaatataacaaaattaaaaaatttaagggggtctgaacaCTCTCCGTACCCACTGTAAAagtaaatacatatgcatatgaCTTGGGCTGTCATATGCATATGAGACTGACAGCCCTGTTGCATTGCATTTAGTGATTACATTACCTGTTCTGGTTCTTTTTGCGTCTGTATGGCAGTCTGCAGGCGCCTTATCAGTGGGACACCATTCCTTGACTGCCTCTTGAGCATCCAGTAACTTAGAACCCGTTCCACAAACATCCTCTTCTTCTGGAGAGAAACTTGATTGAGGATTGTGTTGAAACTGTAAGAACAGAGGGAATCACAGAGTGTCAAAACCATTCAATACAATAAGgattaaaaacatatttgcagAAAAACATTTATACTACCTTTTAGGTGTAATACTAGGCCCAGAAACCGTCGGAACCACTGCAACTGGCTCCGATTCGGgctttttgttcttcttcttctggcATCCTCTTGCTCTATCCCTGTGAGCAGCCTTATGACATAAACCGTTCTTGGGTTTGGAGTCCTCGTATATAGTGAGGGGTCTCCTCACACAACCGTTAGGTGTATGAGAGCAACAGTACGCCGTTTTCTTCACAGAGAAGGTAGTAGCTCCAGATTCATTGACCTCTTTGATGGGCTCCACCTTCATGTAGAGGCCGGCTTTCTGAGCACAGCTCACATGGAAAGCTGTGTAACAGTGGGCTTTGCTGCACTGAATGCAAGCACCCACTCCCTTCTTCTTGCACAGGTAACAGGTGAGTTTCCAGCGAGCTGGAGGAATGTTCGCCACACCGTCGATGGGTTCAATGAAAACCGTATTGGTAAAACCGACTTCGGGGACCCAAATGGCGCAGACCACATGTCCCCAGCGATCGTCATCTGTTCTCTTAAGTGCTCCACCTTTATTCGGACAGAATATGCATTCGGCGAGCTGCGAGGGAGAATTTAAGCAGTGGCGGCAAAGCCAGCGGCCCTCCGGGATGTGGGGGACGCCGTAGCACTCCTGATGCACGGCGAGATTGCACATGTCGCAGAACAAAATCGCGTTACTGTTCTGGCACTCGCCATCCATGCAGATGCAGCACACAGCGTCCTCGTCAATAAGCGACTGGGGGTCTCCTTGGCCCTGGCTCTCCAAGAAAGACTCCTTCTCGAAGCGGTCCATGAGAAACTCGAAGACGTTCTGAGAGACCTGGCTATAGCCGTCGGTCTTCCTCTTCTCATTGATCAGCTCAAGCCATGCATAGTCTTCCTCGTCCATGTCGTATTCCACCTCTTCATCGAGCTCATCCAGCGTCTTCTCCACATAGGTGTAGTACGCTGACGGCCTCCGTGGCACTGCCGGGAGGTTGTACTCAACCGTTCGAATCTTTGGCTCCGGTAGCCTACCCTGAGCTGGCGAACCCTGCACAGTCTTCAACGTGGCGCTCTTCTTCTGCTGGTTGTTTTTGAGCCGCACTGAGCGCACAAGGACCTGCTGTGGCTTCTCCGTGTTCTCCTTGTTGCTGGTGCACTCGCTGATCTCCTGAGCTAAAGGGTCGTCGCTGTCGATGACATCCAGTTTGTCGTAAATGCTGAGCCTGTGCACGCGGCCGTCGATGTCCAGCTCGACGATACGTTGAGCCACGGCGTACGTCAAGGTCTCACGGTTACGGGAGGGTTTGATGGGCGAAGGAGGCCTCTGCGGGGTGGCAAGACGATTATGTCGAACCTTCTTCCTCATTTTGAATGCCACAAAGGAACTGAAGTAAAAGAAATGCACAGTCAACTTTCAACTGTTTCAAAGCCACAATTTGTATCCCCcacagctttattttttatttttggattgaaGTGTGAGACTTTTGAATGTGTGGGCTCACGTCACAAAACTAAGTGACACCAGTGTCAGATGCAATATATGCAGTAGAGTAATAGTGAACAGAGGAGGCAACACTAGTAATATAATGGACCATTTACTAATAAAACACAACATCTACCTCAAGCAATGCACTGTATTATGTCTCCAGTATTCATATCAAATGTTGATTCGAGTTACACTCAGGAGGCTTACTCACAATCACAAAAGTACGTTATTTCAGCTTGCTTCAAAGCCTTGCCAGTACAACTTTGTAAATATTTGCGTTTTGAAATAGGGGTGTGTGATGTGATGATGTTTTGTGATTTATCGtgatgtctccacgatctgcttttaaGGAAATATCGTAGTAAGATGCTACAGTGCATTCtgtcagctgcagttctggcatcTCCGTCTCAAGATAATGTACAACACAACTTACATCCACATCAGTGTTAACTCAGTGATAGATTTATTCTTACAGGACACTGCACTAATTCGCTGTCACAGAAGTACATTATTTGCAATTGCATTAGAACtgttaaacatttcattcaagCGCTGTTCTGAAATGCACTTTGTGAGGGGGTACAGCCGAAGCACGCATACTAAAAATActgtcaaaataaacattttgctcAAATATTTGTAGATTGATAATAAAAGTGACATGTAGAATTTTAAACCTACAAGTAAGTCTATTTTTTTGAGAGCACTGACAGTAAAGTGACTGTAATCGGGTAATTAAAATAGCCTAACACAACTCCTGTGCTTTTGTTCATGTTTAGTTTAGTGATTTGAACTTTAAAAGCCTTATTTTCGTTAGATTGCAATGTTACAATGTTAGAATGATAAGTGATTATAACCCTTTTTTGCACATAAGATAACGACTTGCGTggttatttcacttcatttgtttTCACGACctttaatatgttttgttttgttggacAACATTGCGCGATAagtgaaatttatatttattaaatacagatttttaaatacaaaaatgaaaatacagagAATATATACCATATAATCGCAAATCAGcaaaaaaatacagagatatgAATTTTTGCCTATAATATACCCATTTTAAAATACCTCTTTAAAAAGATTTTCAGTGCGGAGTAAGCTTAGATCATTATCATCACAGTGTGTCAGTTATGCGATGATGAGCTATGAAATTGTGgggcaaattaattgtaatactAACTTAATATTAAAAGTAACCTAGTAAGAGTAATAGCTCTAATAAAAAGAAAGTAATAGGCCTACATTAATTGGCATGGGCGGCACTAGCAGGTGCTTCAGCACCCCCACCGATTTTTTTCCTGGAAACAATTATATACATGTTGTAGCCCATTGTATTTGATAattaagatgataatgaaaaaaaaacgcAAACAGTTGACACCTTACTCATGCAATACCGACATGATTTGCAGCCGTCACATTTTCACGATGTCAATATAGCATGTTACTTTAAAAATGGAGGTTTCCTGTGAATAAAGATTTTTCTAGTAAACTAGTCGCACGTTACATTACattgattaatataataatatattaaccatCCTTTAAAATATAGGCAGTGCATATAGTCTAGCCCTAGCATAGCCCGCGCACAAAGCAATCAAAGCCTCGGCAAAGTGATTATGAATGTGTCGGGGGGGAAAAGACgacatttgaataatttatgaATCAACTTGTGCTTTCTGAGTCAGTGATGGGTGCAAAGATGATGTTGCCAAATGCCGACACTGACTTGCCATCTCCAAGTAGACGTTCCTTTAAtagaaataaatgcaaccttttaGGGGTGCACAAGATATACTGACAAGCTGCACATATCCAAGCTGATAATGAATGTGGagttgcgcagcttgtcagttaacaacggctctgtgtagtaacagctgctctatgtgaaatcatgcacctgatggaatctacagctgattagagaaccggctttactgacgagatgcacattaatcaTCGCCCGATAAATATCGTACACCCCTACACCTTTTCATATCGGACTACTTACATTAAAGAATATTACAAAACAGAGTGGgtgagttttatttattattcattttattattgatataaaaaatgtacaaaaatattatCGATAATAAATATAACCGGTTTTGGTTATATTTAATTGCAGGAATCCAGACTGCGACAATTTTTTCTGTAAACAATCATGTTTTGCCGTCGGaatcctgccaacatggcggaaAGGGTGAGGATCCTGGGAGGTACCGTGATATCGAAGGGAAGGGCTCTGTACCATGACAACAACTCTTCACTCTCAAAGTCTAAATACATGATCATCATCTTTCGATACACCTCCCAACACTGCAGGTTctccatgtctccttaatcaaacattaagatctgattcagatcatcagctcattagtagagactccaagacctgaaatgggtGTCAGACAAATGCCCAGATAGATCATGGTGTATATTACACTTTGTGAGATGATGTTGTTTACTATTTTGAGCAGCATAGCTTGTCGAACATTGCAACCGTAACTAAGGGGGAGGGTCTTTCCTGCCACTTTAAATACTCTGAAAGTGGTTTGGATTCTCATTGGCGGTCGATGTTTTTAACCGTCCATCAGCTGAGTAAAACCTTCTGCAAGTGATTCCAACAACATCATTCCTTTTATCATTACATTTGCGTGGTGGATTTCATAAAGAACGATTTTTAAAACTTTCTAGTTCTTAGTGCTTGGTGTGAGCAGGCACTGCAAGCACACATCCTATCTGGTATCCATAGCAACCTAAACCCAAGTTGGCATGGAAACAGAAAAAAGCGCATGCGTTTGTATTTTTGACAATATGTGCAGTTTAGCCATCTGACATAATTACTTGactaagattttaaaaaataaataaataacaacaatatagAACGTGCTTGGCAATTTgagttgttttgtattattatttttatttaaaccccTAACCGACCTTTTAAGCTCAACAATCTGACACActaacccattttttttttttttaactaagcaATTGGCGTTTAACAGATAACAGCCATGGTTCACATCCAGGCTTTTGTTTGAGGGGGCAGGGCAGGACCAGGCCAAACACACTGGACTGGAGAAGAGAAAACACACGCAAAGTGAGCAGCAAGGACACACACTGGATGCGAAGGCCTGCTGGCGGCTCTGCTAGTGAGCTAATGCTGTTTGGGAAGACCAAGCGACGTTTCTGCAAACATGgcgtcaaacaaaacaaaacacgcGCTGTGAAACGAATGCAAACGCCCTTTAAAGCTGCAAATATATAAGTTAACCCCAAGAGACACTGCGGTTCGTTCTCACCTTCGCCGTCGACGTTCAAAGAAGCTTTAAGGGCAGAGCGGCCGAGCTAAAAGCAGCAGTGCTGTGGCCTACTGAACAGCAGTAGGTTTAATCCGTGCACGAGCCGCGCTACAGGCGCTACCGTCCACCAGCCGCTTCTCCGTTGTATTCCAAGGGTAATATGAGGTATCCGTAACGGTCTGCCGGATCCAAATGCAAGCATTTAAAAGCCGGGGTCACACACTTAAGATATCAGCAACTCGACCATACTAACGTGCCTGTTTTTGCTCGCTACTGGGACGGCCGTATAGGCACTATGCTAGCAGGCTAGCTCGCCTCTCTTCCCCCCACAACAATGCGGCTGCAGCTCTCCATCGCCTTACGCACTGCGTCATCACGCAGTGCGTGATGTTCCGCGGCAAAATAAGGAAGTGGTCGCTTGTTTTTAGACAAAATGCGTAATGGATGCTGCGTATTGTGTTATCTAAGATGTtcagtaatgtatttttttttgtttcacccTAGACCGCAGATTAGATAGGAAATACAAAAAACCTGTATAATCTGACATTAAAGGGTCTGTACCGA
The sequence above is drawn from the Carassius gibelio isolate Cgi1373 ecotype wild population from Czech Republic chromosome B25, carGib1.2-hapl.c, whole genome shotgun sequence genome and encodes:
- the LOC128014149 gene encoding bromodomain-containing protein 1 isoform X1, giving the protein MRKKVRHNRLATPQRPPSPIKPSRNRETLTYAVAQRIVELDIDGRVHRLSIYDKLDVIDSDDPLAQEISECTSNKENTEKPQQVLVRSVRLKNNQQKKSATLKTVQGSPAQGRLPEPKIRTVEYNLPAVPRRPSAYYTYVEKTLDELDEEVEYDMDEEDYAWLELINEKRKTDGYSQVSQNVFEFLMDRFEKESFLESQGQGDPQSLIDEDAVCCICMDGECQNSNAILFCDMCNLAVHQECYGVPHIPEGRWLCRHCLNSPSQLAECIFCPNKGGALKRTDDDRWGHVVCAIWVPEVGFTNTVFIEPIDGVANIPPARWKLTCYLCKKKGVGACIQCSKAHCYTAFHVSCAQKAGLYMKVEPIKEVNESGATTFSVKKTAYCCSHTPNGCVRRPLTIYEDSKPKNGLCHKAAHRDRARGCQKKKNKKPESEPVAVVPTVSGPSITPKSFNTILNQVSLQKKRMFVERVLSYWMLKRQSRNGVPLIRRLQTAIQTQKEPEQAPRVEDHQALTEQLKDWHRLRHDLERARLLLELIRKREKLKREEMKLQQSVLEMQLTPFPVLLRAVMDQLQEKDQAKIFAQPVSITEVPDYLDHIKQPMDFSTMRKRIDTHGYKNLDEFEDDFNLIINNCMKYNAKDTFFYRNAVRLRDHGGAILRKTRRDAERIGFDFASGMHLTEPPKIEPPPALTWDDVDRLLNPANREHMSREEQLNKLLEMLDLTTAMKSCPSRSKRLKLLKKTISDVRMEMGHKTEPPSLEQNNPEEKAPLILPHATEEEGDKSLPPKLEPSDSVPLLKNSDSPCEPPTLKPIEPNPEKCPKKVKFDGETFSTSLLNGLSSDVMPSENNVMVATSTLTEPANMVNRRTAVLFRKSKSPQKPSNMSQSSIDCPQLGTKTFLSVVIPRLETLLQRRKRTRSASGDSQDEDECPIKRLDTGLSNGFSEPKKGLNVNRPSEPRRRCASESSISSSGSGSVQENTSDVSHTKSGKGKLAMTRRNTTDDKKELVNCVEPGNISKANKLAAEIDSSNIWMPANTTSLNLEPLKLVWAKLSGYPSYPALIIDPQMSRAGCHLNDEYIPTPPRDVLRVGELMQFRSKEKLFLVRFFDSKRNWQWLPKSKMVPFGIDKTLDRRKMLEGRSSGIRKAVQSAFNRAMNHLSLVQDLGAGD
- the LOC128014149 gene encoding bromodomain-containing protein 1 isoform X2, which encodes MRKKVRHNRLATPQRPPSPIKPSRNRETLTYAVAQRIVELDIDGRVHRLSIYDKLDVIDSDDPLAQEISECTSNKENTEKPQQVLVRSVRLKNNQQKKSATLKTVQGSPAQGRLPEPKIRTVEYNLPAVPRRPSAYYTYVEKTLDELDEEVEYDMDEEDYAWLELINEKRKTDGYSQVSQNVFEFLMDRFEKESFLESQGQGDPQSLIDEDAVCCICMDGECQNSNAILFCDMCNLAVHQECYGVPHIPEGRWLCRHCLNSPSQLAECIFCPNKGGALKRTDDDRWGHVVCAIWVPEVGFTNTVFIEPIDGVANIPPARWKLTCYLCKKKGVGACIQCSKAHCYTAFHVSCAQKAGLYMKVEPIKEVNESGATTFSVKKTAYCCSHTPNGCVRRPLTIYEDSKPKNGLCHKAAHRDRARGCQKKKNKKPESEPVAVVPTVSGPSITPKSFNTILNQVSLQKKRMFVERVLSYWMLKRQSRNGVPLIRRLQTAIQTQKEPEQAPRVEDHQALTEQLKDWHRLRHDLERARLLLELIRKREKLKREEMKLQQSVLEMQLTPFPVLLRAVMDQLQEKDQAKIFAQPVSITEVPDYLDHIKQPMDFSTMRKRIDTHGYKNLDEFEDDFNLIINNCMKYNAKDTFFYRNAVRLRDHGGAILRKTRRDAERIGFDFASGMHLTEPPKIEPPPALTWDDVDRLLNPANREHMSREEQLNKLLEMLDLTTAMKSCPSRSKRLKLLKKTISDVRMEMGHKTEPPSLEQNNPEEKAPLILPHATEEEGDKSLPPKLEPSDSVPLLKNSDSPCEPPTLKPIEPNPEKCPKKVKFDGETFSTSLLNGLSSDVMPSENNVMVATSTLTEPANMVNRRTAVLFRKSKSPQKPSNMSQSSIDCPQLGTKTFLSVVIPRLETLLQRRKRTRSASGDSQDEDECPIKRLDTGLSNGFSEPKKGLNVNRPSEPRRRCASESSISSSGSGSVQENTSDVSHTKSGKGKLAMTRRNTTDDKKELVNCVEPGNISKANKLAADHRSTDVSGGLPSQRRVHSHPSTGRAQGRRADAVQVQGETLPRPLLRQQTQLAMAS